One segment of Streptomyces sp. XD-27 DNA contains the following:
- a CDS encoding PP2C family protein-serine/threonine phosphatase, which produces MSVPVPRQREASTPHARPVALSDGGLTLLVIEDDPVGSLSVPELLDADGNRVRIRTARNLTEATRLLTDDVQCILLDLALPGPGRGSGDALDALRQVLRLAPAHAVLALTSEGDAERAAEAVRVGAQDYLFRDELNGRVLSRAIRYAVERKRADLAQRQLTESRLRAQENARLERGLLPTPLLQGSDLRFAARYRPGRSRALLGGDFYDTVRTPDGTVHAMIGDVCGHGPDEAALGVELRIAWRALTFAGLCGDQLLGTLQQVLEHERADDEIFATVCTVDIAPDGRRAGVCLAGHPSPLAVRAGLPPRVLPYEDNAGPALGLLPNARWPRRQVELGPAWSLMMYTDGLIEGRVGAGSKQRLGQDGMVDIVSRQMAEGLRGEALLDAMVTEVRSLNGGELTDDLAVLLLDRG; this is translated from the coding sequence ATGTCCGTACCCGTGCCACGGCAGCGGGAGGCGTCGACCCCACACGCCCGGCCCGTCGCCCTGTCCGACGGCGGGCTGACGCTGCTGGTCATCGAGGACGACCCGGTCGGCTCCCTCTCCGTGCCGGAACTGCTGGACGCCGACGGCAACCGGGTCCGTATCCGTACGGCCCGCAATCTCACCGAGGCGACCCGGCTGCTCACCGACGACGTCCAGTGCATCCTCCTCGACCTGGCCCTGCCCGGCCCCGGGCGCGGCTCCGGCGACGCCCTGGACGCCCTGCGCCAGGTGCTGCGGCTCGCCCCCGCGCACGCCGTCCTCGCGCTCACCTCCGAGGGCGACGCGGAGCGCGCCGCCGAGGCGGTGCGGGTCGGCGCCCAGGACTACCTCTTCCGCGACGAGCTCAACGGCCGGGTGCTCAGCCGCGCCATCCGCTACGCGGTGGAACGCAAACGCGCCGACCTGGCCCAGCGCCAGCTGACCGAGTCCCGGCTGCGCGCCCAGGAGAACGCCCGGCTGGAGCGCGGACTGCTGCCCACCCCGCTGCTCCAGGGCTCGGACCTGCGGTTCGCTGCCCGCTACCGGCCCGGCCGCAGCCGCGCGCTGCTCGGCGGTGACTTCTACGACACCGTCCGCACCCCGGACGGCACCGTGCACGCGATGATCGGCGACGTGTGCGGGCACGGCCCGGACGAGGCGGCGCTCGGCGTCGAGCTGCGGATCGCGTGGCGCGCGCTGACCTTCGCCGGGCTCTGCGGCGACCAGCTGCTCGGCACGCTCCAGCAGGTGCTGGAGCACGAACGGGCCGATGACGAGATCTTCGCGACGGTCTGCACGGTGGACATCGCGCCGGACGGGCGGCGGGCCGGGGTCTGCCTGGCGGGCCACCCCTCGCCGCTGGCGGTACGGGCGGGCCTGCCGCCGCGGGTGCTGCCGTACGAGGACAACGCCGGACCGGCGCTCGGCCTGCTCCCGAACGCGCGCTGGCCGCGCCGCCAGGTCGAACTCGGGCCCGCCTGGAGCCTGATGATGTACACCGACGGCCTGATCGAGGGGCGCGTCGGGGCGGGCAGCAAGCAGCGCCTGGGGCAGGACGGCATGGTTGACATCGTTTCCCGCCAGATGGCGGAGGGCCTGCGCGGCGAGGCGCTGCTGGACGCGATGGTCACGGAGGTGCGCTCCCTGAACGGCGGGGAGCTGACGGACGATCTGGCGGTGCTGCTGCTCGACCGCGGCTGA
- a CDS encoding C40 family peptidase, with product MRRDGRGRGAGVVTATALVCALGVLAVPEVAYAAPGDPEPSRDGRPSLEEVHKQVEALYRQAEAATDAYNLARDKQTRQEKTITKIARQVVKARGDMAELKKQAGAMARAQYRNGAMPPEAQLLLSDDPQEFLDGVSLARKGRHATSGLINRLAATQALLDQSADSASREWQRLDQSRAKKAAASKQIKEKLKKAERLESKLKKDELERLRKLEEEKARSAQSKWLSSGILDDVKGKASPSGGRAVNFATAQIGKDYVWGAEGPDTYDCSGLTLKAWAAGGRAIPRTSQEQWKQLSRVEIEEMRPGDLIIYFGDASHVGMYVGDGMIVHAPRPGRQITLAGAGSMPILGVVRPDK from the coding sequence GTGAGGCGTGACGGCAGGGGGAGGGGTGCGGGAGTCGTCACGGCGACCGCGCTGGTGTGCGCGCTCGGCGTGCTGGCGGTCCCGGAGGTGGCGTACGCCGCGCCCGGCGACCCGGAGCCGTCCCGGGACGGGCGGCCGAGCCTGGAAGAGGTCCACAAGCAGGTCGAGGCGCTGTACCGGCAGGCCGAGGCGGCCACGGACGCGTACAACCTCGCGCGCGACAAGCAGACCCGCCAGGAGAAGACGATCACCAAGATCGCGCGGCAGGTGGTCAAGGCCAGGGGGGACATGGCCGAGCTCAAGAAGCAGGCGGGGGCGATGGCCCGCGCGCAGTACCGCAACGGTGCCATGCCGCCCGAGGCCCAGCTGCTCCTCTCCGACGACCCGCAGGAGTTCCTCGACGGCGTGTCCCTCGCGCGCAAGGGGCGGCACGCCACCAGCGGGCTGATCAACCGGCTGGCGGCGACGCAGGCCCTGCTCGACCAGAGCGCCGACTCCGCGTCGCGGGAATGGCAGCGCCTGGACCAGAGCCGGGCGAAGAAGGCGGCTGCCAGCAAGCAGATCAAGGAGAAGCTCAAGAAGGCCGAGAGGCTGGAGTCGAAGCTCAAGAAGGACGAGCTGGAGCGGCTGCGGAAGCTGGAGGAGGAGAAGGCCCGGTCGGCGCAGTCCAAGTGGCTGAGCTCGGGAATTCTCGACGACGTCAAGGGAAAGGCGTCGCCGTCGGGCGGGCGGGCGGTGAACTTCGCGACGGCGCAGATAGGAAAGGACTACGTGTGGGGCGCCGAGGGCCCCGACACGTACGACTGCTCAGGGCTGACGCTCAAGGCGTGGGCGGCGGGCGGCCGCGCGATACCGCGTACCTCGCAGGAGCAGTGGAAGCAGTTGTCGCGGGTGGAGATCGAGGAGATGCGCCCGGGCGACTTGATCATTTACTTCGGGGACGCCAGCCATGTCGGGATGTACGTGGGCGACGGCATGATCGTGCACGCGCCGCGGCCCGGTCGGCAGATCACGCTGGCGGGGGCGGGCTCGATGCCGATTCTGGGTGTCGTACGGCCCGACAAGTAG
- the pstS gene encoding phosphate ABC transporter substrate-binding protein PstS: MKLQRKNRLRAIAAGTLAVSSALVLTACGSDDNSKTNGGESQAAGNIKCEGKGNLLASGSSAQKNAMDLWIRNYTAACDSTKVNYKATGSGAGIQEFLQGKTAFAGSDSALKDEEVASSKKVCKDSQAINMPMLGGPIAVGFNVNGVDKLTLDAETLAKIFNSDIKNWNDEAIKKLNPDAKLPDLKIQAFHRSDESGTTDNFTKYLKAAAPSAWPHEPGKAWEGEGGQSADGSSGVSSQVKQVNGAISYFELSYATSGSLKTVDLKTGAAAPVQATTDNASKAIAEAKVVGKGKDLALELAYDTKAEGAYPITLVTYEIACEKGNSADTLEATKSFLTYLSSEDGQKVLKERGYAPLPAEIATKVRSTVTSLS; this comes from the coding sequence GTGAAGCTTCAGCGCAAGAACCGGCTTCGCGCCATCGCCGCCGGTACTCTCGCCGTCTCCAGCGCCCTCGTCCTCACCGCCTGCGGCTCGGACGACAACAGCAAGACGAACGGCGGAGAGTCGCAGGCCGCCGGCAACATCAAGTGCGAGGGCAAGGGCAACCTGCTCGCCTCCGGCTCCTCCGCCCAGAAGAACGCCATGGACCTGTGGATCCGCAACTACACCGCGGCCTGCGACAGCACCAAGGTCAACTACAAGGCGACCGGCTCCGGCGCCGGCATCCAGGAGTTCCTCCAGGGCAAGACCGCCTTCGCCGGCTCCGACTCGGCGCTCAAGGACGAAGAGGTCGCTTCCTCCAAGAAGGTCTGCAAGGACAGCCAGGCCATCAACATGCCGATGCTCGGCGGCCCGATCGCGGTCGGCTTCAACGTCAACGGCGTGGACAAGCTGACCCTGGACGCCGAGACCCTGGCCAAGATCTTCAACTCGGACATCAAGAACTGGAACGACGAGGCGATCAAGAAGCTGAACCCGGACGCCAAGCTTCCTGACCTCAAGATCCAGGCGTTCCACCGCTCCGACGAGTCCGGCACCACCGACAACTTCACCAAGTACCTCAAGGCCGCCGCCCCGTCGGCGTGGCCGCACGAGCCGGGCAAGGCGTGGGAGGGCGAGGGCGGCCAGTCCGCGGACGGCTCCTCCGGCGTCTCCTCCCAGGTCAAGCAGGTCAACGGCGCGATCTCGTACTTCGAGCTCTCGTACGCCACCTCCGGTTCGCTCAAGACGGTCGACCTGAAGACCGGCGCCGCCGCCCCGGTCCAGGCCACCACGGACAACGCCTCCAAGGCGATCGCCGAGGCCAAGGTCGTCGGCAAGGGCAAGGACCTCGCCCTGGAGCTGGCCTACGACACCAAGGCCGAGGGCGCCTACCCGATCACCCTGGTGACGTACGAGATCGCCTGCGAGAAGGGCAACAGCGCCGACACGCTCGAGGCCACCAAGTCCTTCCTGACCTACCTGTCCAGCGAGGACGGCCAGAAGGTCCTCAAGGAGCGCGGCTACGCCCCGCTGCCCGCCGAGATCGCCACCAAGGTCCGCTCGACCGTGACCAGCCTGTCCTGA
- the pstC gene encoding phosphate ABC transporter permease subunit PstC produces MSDIPDIASPDPSGPPSPDGDHSPLDASSLEKSPLGKPQQKSTGRFGDRIFVGLSRGAGITLLVIMAAIAAFLAYRASGALSANEGNFFTTFEWEPNTDPPVFGIAVLAFGTIVSSIIAMALAVPVAVAIALFITHYAPRRLSGPIAYVIDLLAAIPSIVYGLWGALFLVPHLEGFYKWLDDYLGWTGIFEYHDGAARSLFTVGILLAIMILPIITSVSREVFRQVPRMHEEAALALGATRWEVIRMSVLPFGRSGVISASMLGLGRALGETMAVATVLSTSWDIVPSLLDAGGGTFAQNIASSFKEASGDMGKDALIASGLVLFVITLVVNGAARLVIARRKEYSGANA; encoded by the coding sequence ATGAGTGACATCCCTGACATAGCATCCCCGGACCCCAGCGGTCCGCCATCGCCCGACGGCGACCACTCCCCGCTCGACGCCTCGTCGCTCGAGAAGTCCCCGCTCGGGAAGCCCCAGCAGAAGAGCACCGGCCGCTTCGGCGACAGGATCTTCGTCGGCCTCTCCCGGGGCGCCGGCATCACCCTGCTGGTGATCATGGCCGCCATCGCCGCCTTCCTGGCCTACCGGGCCAGCGGTGCGCTCTCGGCCAACGAGGGCAACTTCTTCACGACCTTCGAGTGGGAGCCCAACACCGACCCGCCGGTCTTCGGCATCGCGGTCCTGGCGTTCGGCACCATCGTCAGCTCGATCATCGCGATGGCCCTCGCCGTGCCGGTCGCCGTCGCTATCGCGCTGTTCATCACCCACTACGCGCCGCGCCGGCTGTCCGGCCCCATCGCGTACGTGATCGACCTGCTCGCCGCGATCCCCAGCATCGTCTACGGCCTGTGGGGCGCGCTCTTCCTCGTCCCGCACCTCGAGGGCTTCTACAAGTGGCTCGACGACTACCTCGGCTGGACGGGGATCTTCGAGTACCACGACGGCGCGGCCCGCTCGCTGTTCACCGTCGGCATCCTGCTCGCGATCATGATCCTGCCGATCATCACCAGCGTCAGCCGTGAGGTCTTCCGGCAGGTCCCCCGGATGCACGAGGAGGCCGCGCTGGCCCTCGGCGCCACGCGCTGGGAGGTCATCCGGATGTCGGTCCTGCCGTTCGGCCGCTCCGGCGTCATCAGCGCCTCGATGCTCGGCCTCGGCCGCGCGCTCGGCGAGACCATGGCCGTCGCCACCGTGCTCTCCACCAGCTGGGACATCGTCCCCAGCCTGCTCGACGCGGGTGGCGGCACGTTCGCCCAGAACATCGCCAGCAGCTTCAAGGAGGCCTCCGGCGACATGGGCAAGGACGCGCTGATCGCCTCCGGCCTGGTTCTGTTCGTGATCACCCTCGTGGTGAACGGCGCGGCCCGCCTGGTCATCGCGCGCCGCAAGGAGTACTCGGGGGCCAACGCATGA
- the pstA gene encoding phosphate ABC transporter permease PstA, which translates to MSSNLTKAPSATNGGAPRPTTLKQPRLPRWAPAAFAAVSALAGAGIGFGAGLNSKVQSGLIAVLIFIVGSYLVAAKVEGRRQAKDRLATSVVWVAFLLAVIPLVSLLSETIKRGSKVLDGYFLSHSMAGMLDDQPGGGVYHAIIGTLEQVGIATAIAAPIGLLTAIYLVEYGRGALAKAVTFFVDVMTGIPSIVAGLFILSFWILWLDNDYSGFAGAMALAILMMPVVVRSTEEMLKLVPNELREASLALGVPKWRTILKVVLPTAIGGIATGVMLAIARIAGETAPIVLLVFGERVINSNPFDGPQSSLPYYVFEQWSNGNDASYDRAWAAALVLIAFVMILNLVARGIARWKAPKTGR; encoded by the coding sequence ATGAGCAGCAACCTGACCAAGGCCCCGTCGGCCACCAACGGCGGCGCCCCGCGCCCCACCACGCTCAAGCAGCCGCGGCTGCCGCGTTGGGCCCCTGCCGCGTTCGCCGCAGTCTCGGCGCTCGCGGGCGCCGGGATCGGGTTCGGCGCCGGGCTGAACAGCAAGGTCCAGTCGGGCCTGATCGCCGTGCTGATCTTCATCGTCGGCTCGTACCTGGTCGCGGCCAAGGTCGAGGGCCGGCGGCAGGCGAAGGACCGGCTGGCCACCAGCGTGGTGTGGGTGGCGTTCCTGCTCGCGGTGATCCCGCTGGTCTCCCTCCTCTCGGAGACGATCAAGCGCGGCTCCAAGGTGCTCGACGGCTACTTCCTGAGCCACTCGATGGCCGGAATGCTCGACGACCAGCCCGGCGGCGGCGTCTACCACGCGATCATCGGCACGCTGGAGCAGGTCGGCATCGCCACCGCGATCGCCGCCCCGATCGGCCTGCTGACCGCCATCTACCTGGTGGAGTACGGGCGCGGCGCGCTCGCCAAGGCCGTCACGTTCTTCGTCGACGTCATGACCGGCATCCCGTCGATCGTGGCCGGTCTGTTCATCCTCAGCTTCTGGATCCTGTGGCTGGACAACGACTACTCCGGCTTCGCGGGCGCGATGGCGCTGGCGATCCTGATGATGCCGGTCGTCGTCCGCTCCACGGAGGAGATGCTCAAGCTCGTCCCCAACGAGCTGCGCGAGGCGTCGCTGGCGCTCGGCGTGCCGAAGTGGCGCACCATCCTCAAGGTCGTGCTGCCGACCGCGATCGGCGGTATCGCCACCGGTGTGATGCTCGCCATCGCCCGTATCGCGGGTGAGACCGCTCCGATCGTGCTGCTGGTGTTCGGCGAGCGGGTCATCAACAGCAACCCGTTCGACGGCCCGCAGTCCTCACTGCCGTACTACGTCTTCGAGCAGTGGTCCAACGGCAATGACGCGTCCTACGACCGCGCCTGGGCGGCGGCGCTCGTGCTGATCGCCTTCGTCATGATCCTCAACCTGGTGGCCCGCGGCATCGCCCGCTGGAAGGCTCCCAAGACCGGCCGCTGA
- the pstB gene encoding phosphate ABC transporter ATP-binding protein PstB, whose translation MAKRIDVSGLTAYYGNHKAIEDISMTVEPRSVTAFIGPSGCGKSTFLRTLNRMHEVTPGGRVEGKVMLDDENLYGSGVDPVAVRRTVGMVFQRPNPFPTMSIFDNVAAGLRLNGSYKKSQLTEVVEKSLKGANLWNEVKDRLNKPGAGLSGGQQQRLCIARAIAVEPQVLLMDEPCSALDPISTLAIEDLIGELKERFTIVIVTHNMQQAARVSDRTAFFNLAGVGQPGKLIEIDETERIFSNPSVQATEDYISGRFG comes from the coding sequence ATGGCCAAGCGCATCGACGTCAGCGGCCTCACCGCGTACTACGGCAACCACAAGGCCATCGAGGACATCTCGATGACCGTCGAGCCCCGCTCCGTGACGGCCTTCATCGGCCCCTCCGGCTGCGGGAAGTCCACCTTCCTGCGCACCCTCAACCGCATGCACGAGGTCACCCCCGGCGGCCGGGTCGAGGGCAAGGTGATGCTGGACGACGAGAACCTCTACGGCTCCGGGGTCGACCCGGTGGCCGTACGCCGCACCGTCGGCATGGTCTTCCAGCGCCCGAACCCGTTCCCGACCATGTCGATCTTCGACAACGTCGCGGCGGGCCTGCGGCTCAACGGCTCGTACAAGAAGTCCCAGCTCACCGAGGTCGTCGAGAAGTCCCTCAAGGGCGCCAACCTCTGGAACGAGGTCAAGGACCGGCTCAACAAGCCGGGCGCGGGCCTGTCCGGTGGCCAGCAGCAGCGGCTGTGCATCGCGCGGGCGATCGCGGTCGAGCCGCAGGTGCTGCTGATGGACGAGCCGTGCTCGGCGCTCGACCCGATCTCGACCCTCGCCATCGAGGACCTGATCGGCGAGCTCAAGGAGCGCTTCACGATCGTCATCGTGACGCACAACATGCAGCAGGCGGCGCGGGTCTCGGACCGTACGGCGTTCTTCAACCTGGCGGGCGTCGGCCAGCCGGGCAAGCTCATCGAGATCGACGAGACCGAGCGGATCTTCTCCAACCCCTCGGTCCAGGCGACGGAGGACTACATCTCCGGCCGCTTCGGCTGA
- a CDS encoding inorganic phosphate transporter, whose protein sequence is MDTFALVVTIGVALFFTYTNGFHDSANAIATSVSTRALTPRAALAMAAVMNLAGAFMGSGVAKTVSEGLIETPTGDKGMGILFAALIGAIVWNLVTWYFGLPSSSSHALFGGMVGAALAGGIDVIWSGVIEKVVIPMFVSPFVGLILGYLVMVAIMWMFRKSNPHKAKRGFRIAQTVSAAGMALGHGLQDAQKTMGIVVMALVIADVEDAGDPIPVWVKIVCALMLSLGTYAGGWRIMRTLGRRIIELDPPQGFAAETTAASVMYTASFMFHAPISTTHVITSGIMGVGATKRVNAVRWGVAKNIIMGWFITMPAAALVAAASYGVVNLVFG, encoded by the coding sequence GTGGACACCTTCGCGCTTGTCGTGACCATCGGGGTCGCGCTCTTCTTCACGTACACCAACGGGTTCCACGATTCCGCGAACGCCATCGCGACCTCGGTCTCCACGCGGGCGCTGACCCCGCGGGCGGCGCTCGCGATGGCCGCGGTGATGAACCTCGCGGGTGCCTTCATGGGCAGCGGGGTCGCCAAGACGGTCAGCGAGGGCCTGATCGAGACACCGACCGGCGACAAGGGGATGGGCATCCTCTTCGCGGCGCTGATCGGCGCGATCGTCTGGAACCTGGTCACCTGGTACTTCGGCCTGCCGTCCTCCTCCTCGCACGCCCTCTTCGGCGGCATGGTGGGCGCGGCGCTCGCGGGCGGCATCGACGTCATCTGGTCCGGGGTGATCGAGAAGGTCGTCATCCCGATGTTCGTCTCGCCGTTCGTCGGCCTGATCCTCGGCTATCTGGTGATGGTCGCGATCATGTGGATGTTCCGGAAGTCCAACCCGCACAAGGCCAAGCGCGGCTTCCGGATAGCGCAGACCGTCTCGGCGGCGGGCATGGCGCTCGGTCACGGTCTGCAGGACGCCCAGAAGACGATGGGCATCGTGGTGATGGCCCTGGTCATCGCCGATGTCGAGGACGCGGGCGACCCGATCCCGGTGTGGGTCAAGATCGTCTGCGCGCTGATGCTGTCGCTCGGTACGTACGCGGGCGGCTGGCGCATCATGCGGACGCTGGGCCGCCGGATCATCGAGCTGGACCCGCCGCAGGGCTTCGCGGCCGAGACGACGGCGGCGTCCGTGATGTACACGGCGTCGTTCATGTTCCACGCGCCGATCTCCACGACGCATGTGATCACCTCGGGGATCATGGGCGTCGGGGCGACGAAGCGGGTGAACGCGGTGCGCTGGGGCGTCGCGAAGAACATCATCATGGGCTGGTTCATTACGATGCCGGCGGCCGCGCTTGTCGCCGCGGCGAGCTATGGCGTGGTGAATCTGGTCTTCGGCTGA
- a CDS encoding DUF47 domain-containing protein, protein MRFRLTPRETSFYDMFAASADNIVTGSKLLMELLGADSSARAEIAERMRAAEHAGDDATHAIFHQLNSSFITPFDREDIYALASSLDDIMDFMEEAVDLVVLYQVEELPKGVEQQIEVLARAAELTAEAMPNLRTMTNLTEYWIEVNRLENQADQIHRKLLAHLFNGKYDAIEVLKLKQIVDVLEEAADAFEHVANTVETIAVKES, encoded by the coding sequence GTGCGCTTTCGTCTGACCCCCAGGGAGACGAGCTTCTACGACATGTTCGCCGCGTCCGCGGACAACATCGTCACCGGCTCCAAGCTCCTGATGGAACTGCTCGGGGCGGACTCCTCCGCTCGGGCCGAGATTGCCGAACGGATGCGGGCCGCGGAGCACGCGGGGGACGACGCGACACACGCGATCTTCCACCAGCTGAACTCCTCCTTCATCACCCCGTTCGACCGCGAGGACATCTACGCCCTCGCGTCGTCGCTCGACGACATCATGGACTTCATGGAGGAGGCCGTCGACCTGGTCGTCCTCTACCAGGTCGAGGAGCTGCCGAAGGGCGTCGAGCAGCAGATCGAGGTGCTGGCCCGGGCGGCGGAGCTGACCGCCGAGGCCATGCCGAACCTGCGCACGATGACGAACCTCACGGAGTACTGGATCGAGGTCAACCGGCTGGAGAACCAGGCCGACCAGATCCACCGCAAGCTCCTGGCGCACCTGTTCAACGGGAAGTACGACGCCATCGAGGTGCTCAAGCTCAAGCAGATCGTGGACGTCCTGGAAGAGGCCGCCGACGCCTTCGAGCACGTGGCGAACACCGTCGAGACCATCGCGGTCAAGGAGTCCTGA
- a CDS encoding metal-sensitive transcriptional regulator produces MTTTAADSGTAGGDQPTGAREEHHGPHGYAQQKDQHLKRLRRIEGQIRGLQRMVDEDVYCIDILTQVSASTKALQSFALQLLEEHLRHCVASAAVESAAHEGDDAGEGIDAKVAEATAAIARLLRT; encoded by the coding sequence ATGACCACCACGGCAGCCGACAGCGGCACCGCCGGCGGTGACCAGCCGACCGGAGCGCGCGAGGAGCACCACGGACCGCACGGGTACGCCCAGCAGAAGGATCAGCACCTCAAGCGACTGCGCCGCATCGAAGGCCAGATCAGGGGCCTTCAGCGCATGGTCGACGAGGACGTCTACTGCATCGACATACTCACCCAGGTGTCCGCGAGCACCAAGGCACTCCAGTCCTTTGCCCTGCAACTGCTCGAAGAACACCTCCGGCACTGTGTCGCCAGTGCGGCCGTGGAGAGCGCCGCGCACGAGGGCGACGACGCCGGCGAGGGGATCGACGCCAAGGTCGCCGAGGCCACCGCGGCCATCGCCCGCCTGCTGAGGACCTGA
- a CDS encoding FAD-binding oxidoreductase: MDRRTLLAASTGIAAGAAWTVGCDSGTGNAAPGRGTATSGASITTRAGKPAGADWNALGKGLQGRLIRPGDADYGTARQLYNTRFDALRPAAVAYVGNTADIAECLAFARRHGTRVAIRNGGHSYAGWSSGDGRLVIDVSSLKSVRTGSGSATIGAGAKLIDVYTQLGAHGVTIPAGSCPTVGVSGLTLGGGHGVVSRAYGLTSDSLTGARIVTADGKTLDVSKDRESDLFWALRGAGNGNFGVVTELRFRTHKAAPGVTAYLTWPWSKAAAVLRAWQEWGPAQPDEIWSSLHLSATPGRTPRISVACFSLGTYGALQNAVDRLADRAGAPATSVSLRRRTYLDAMRMYAGCSSYSTSQSHLPGKTPGRTPNGALQRETYAARSDFFDRSLSTAGIRALLDQPERYGRRTSGGGAVSIALTALGGAVNRVAPLATAFVHRRSRFLAQYMASWPASGSGGVQTAWLDGAHTAMRRYASGAAYQNYTDAGLKDWRKAYYGDAAGRLTKLKKQYDPNRLFDFPQAL, encoded by the coding sequence ATGGACAGGCGCACACTGCTGGCCGCGAGCACCGGGATCGCGGCCGGCGCCGCATGGACCGTCGGATGCGACAGCGGGACCGGGAACGCCGCCCCCGGCCGCGGCACCGCCACGTCCGGCGCGTCGATCACCACCCGCGCGGGCAAGCCCGCCGGCGCGGACTGGAACGCGCTCGGCAAGGGCCTCCAGGGCCGCCTGATCCGCCCCGGCGACGCCGACTACGGCACCGCCCGCCAGCTGTACAACACCCGCTTCGACGCGCTGCGCCCCGCCGCCGTCGCGTACGTCGGGAACACCGCCGACATAGCCGAGTGCCTGGCCTTCGCCCGCCGCCACGGCACCCGCGTCGCCATCCGCAACGGCGGCCACAGCTACGCGGGTTGGTCCAGCGGCGACGGGCGCCTCGTCATCGACGTCTCCTCGCTCAAGTCCGTCCGTACCGGCTCCGGCAGCGCCACCATAGGCGCGGGCGCCAAGCTCATCGACGTCTACACCCAGCTCGGCGCCCACGGCGTCACCATCCCGGCCGGCTCCTGCCCCACCGTGGGCGTCTCCGGGCTCACCCTCGGCGGCGGCCACGGCGTCGTCTCCCGGGCGTACGGGCTCACCTCCGACAGCCTCACCGGCGCCAGGATCGTCACCGCCGACGGCAAAACCCTGGACGTCTCCAAGGACCGCGAGTCCGACCTGTTCTGGGCGCTGCGGGGCGCCGGGAACGGCAACTTCGGCGTCGTCACCGAACTGCGCTTCCGCACCCACAAGGCGGCTCCCGGCGTCACCGCGTACCTGACCTGGCCGTGGTCGAAGGCGGCGGCCGTGCTCCGCGCCTGGCAGGAGTGGGGCCCCGCCCAGCCGGACGAGATCTGGTCGTCCCTCCACCTGTCCGCCACGCCCGGCCGCACCCCGCGGATCTCCGTGGCCTGCTTCTCGCTGGGGACGTACGGAGCGCTGCAGAACGCCGTCGACCGGCTCGCCGACCGCGCGGGCGCGCCGGCCACCAGCGTCTCACTGCGCCGCCGTACCTACCTGGACGCGATGCGGATGTACGCGGGCTGCAGCTCGTACTCCACCAGCCAGTCCCACCTGCCGGGCAAGACGCCGGGGCGCACGCCGAACGGCGCGCTCCAGCGCGAGACGTACGCGGCGCGCTCCGACTTCTTCGACCGCTCGCTGAGCACCGCGGGCATCAGGGCGCTGCTGGACCAGCCGGAGCGGTACGGCCGCCGGACCAGCGGCGGCGGGGCGGTCTCCATCGCGCTGACCGCGCTGGGCGGGGCGGTCAACCGGGTCGCGCCGCTGGCCACCGCGTTCGTCCACCGGCGCTCGCGCTTCCTCGCCCAGTACATGGCCTCGTGGCCGGCGAGCGGCTCGGGCGGCGTGCAGACGGCGTGGCTGGACGGCGCGCACACGGCGATGCGGCGGTACGCGTCGGGTGCGGCGTACCAGAACTACACCGACGCGGGCCTCAAGGACTGGCGCAAGGCGTACTACGGCGACGCCGCCGGCCGGCTCACGAAGCTGAAGAAGCAGTACGACCCGAACCGGCTCTTCGACTTCCCGCAGGCGCTGTGA